From a single Calothrix sp. NIES-2098 genomic region:
- the hypA gene encoding hydrogenase nickel insertion protein HypA — MNEVALMQNIVNSAVERAKQDGAHHIYTIEMRVGTAAGVTPESLEQAFDVVKKGTIADMAKLQVDYVSAVCYCANCNIEFQPSDSRYECPECHQPYCEVRKGTELELTSLDVS, encoded by the coding sequence ATGAATGAAGTTGCATTAATGCAAAACATTGTGAACTCTGCTGTAGAGCGAGCCAAACAAGACGGCGCGCACCACATTTATACAATTGAAATGCGTGTTGGTACAGCAGCAGGTGTAACACCAGAGTCTTTAGAACAGGCTTTTGATGTTGTTAAAAAAGGAACAATAGCAGACATGGCAAAACTTCAAGTTGATTATGTTTCTGCTGTCTGCTATTGTGCCAACTGCAACATAGAATTCCAGCCTAGCGATTCGCGTTACGAGTGTCCAGAGTGCCATCAACCATATTGTGAAGTTCGCAAAGGTACGGAATTGGAACTTACTTCATTAGATGTTTCCTGA
- a CDS encoding nickel-dependent hydrogenase large subunit has protein sequence MSQTIIIDPVTRIEGHAKISIYLDDSGEVSDARFHVTEFRGFEKFCEGRPFWEMPGITARVCGICPVSHLLASAKAGDRILAVTIPKAAEKLRRLMNLGQIIQSHALSFFHLSAPDLLLGMDSDPQKRNVFGLIAAEPELARGGIRLRQFGQEIIELLGGRKIHPSWAVPGGVREPLSAEGRTHIKNRIPEARNTIIDALGIFKHILNDYQKEVQTFGNFPTLFMGLVTPDGLWENYDGYIRFVDSAGNIIADKLEATNYHEFIGEAVQPDSYLKSPYYRPLGYPDQEGHCTLDSGIYRVGPLARLNVCSYIGTPLADAELREFRDRGKGTATSSFFYHYARLIEILASIERVEILLDDPDLFSNRLRADAGINQLEAVGVSEAPRGTLFHHYKVDENGLIVKVNLVIATGQNNLAMNRTVAQIARHFIHGSEIPEGMLNRVEAGIRAFDPCLSCSTHAVGQMPLHLELVAADGTVVNEVWRNQN, from the coding sequence ATGTCGCAAACAATTATTATCGATCCTGTCACTCGCATTGAAGGACACGCCAAAATTTCTATTTACTTGGATGATAGCGGAGAAGTTAGCGATGCGCGATTTCATGTCACCGAATTTCGCGGATTTGAAAAATTTTGCGAAGGTCGTCCTTTTTGGGAAATGCCAGGAATTACAGCGCGGGTTTGTGGTATTTGTCCGGTAAGTCATTTATTAGCTTCAGCCAAAGCAGGCGATCGCATTTTAGCTGTGACAATTCCCAAAGCAGCCGAAAAACTGCGTCGCTTAATGAATTTGGGACAAATTATTCAATCTCATGCACTGAGTTTCTTTCACCTCAGCGCCCCAGATTTACTATTAGGAATGGATAGCGATCCGCAAAAACGCAACGTATTTGGATTAATTGCAGCCGAACCAGAACTAGCCCGTGGCGGAATTCGCTTGCGTCAATTTGGACAAGAAATTATTGAACTGTTAGGCGGGCGGAAAATACATCCATCTTGGGCGGTTCCTGGTGGCGTGCGCGAACCCTTATCAGCAGAAGGACGCACCCACATTAAAAATCGCATTCCCGAAGCGCGAAATACAATTATCGATGCACTGGGCATATTTAAGCACATACTTAATGATTATCAAAAAGAAGTGCAAACCTTTGGGAATTTCCCAACATTATTTATGGGATTAGTCACACCTGATGGTTTGTGGGAAAATTACGACGGATATATTCGCTTTGTTGATAGTGCAGGTAATATTATTGCCGATAAACTTGAAGCAACTAACTATCATGAATTTATTGGCGAAGCTGTTCAACCAGATTCATATTTAAAATCTCCCTATTATCGTCCTTTAGGTTATCCTGACCAAGAAGGACATTGTACTTTAGATAGTGGTATCTATCGAGTCGGGCCGTTAGCACGGTTGAATGTTTGCAGTTATATTGGTACACCATTAGCTGATGCAGAATTGCGCGAATTCAGAGATAGAGGTAAAGGCACAGCTACCTCATCATTTTTCTATCATTACGCCCGATTAATTGAAATTTTGGCATCAATTGAAAGAGTAGAAATTTTATTAGATGACCCCGATTTATTCTCAAATCGACTGCGTGCTGATGCTGGGATTAATCAATTAGAAGCAGTAGGTGTCAGCGAAGCACCAAGAGGTACATTATTCCACCATTACAAAGTAGATGAAAATGGTTTAATTGTGAAAGTTAATTTAGTGATTGCTACAGGTCAAAATAATTTAGCAATGAATCGCACAGTCGCTCAAATTGCCAGACATTTTATTCATGGTTCCGAAATTCCCGAAGGAATGTTAAACCGTGTTGAAGCTGGAATTCGAGCTTTTGATCCTTGTTTAAGTTGTTCGACTCATGCAGTCGGGCAAATGCCATTGCATCTGGAATTAGTCGCAGCAGATGGGACTGTTGTTAATGAAGTTTGGCGTAATCAAAATTAA
- a CDS encoding bidirectional hydrogenase complex protein HoxU yields MSVKTLTINDQLISAREEETILEAAQEAGIHIPTLCHLNGVSDVGACRLCLVEIAGSNKLQPACATKVSEGIEVKTHSDRLQRYRRTIIEMLFAEGNHICSVCVANGNCELQDLAVEMGMEHVRLEYHFPNRKVDVSHDRFGIDHNRCVLCTRCVRVCDEIEGAYTWDMAGRGTKSHVITDLNQPWGTSDTCTSCGKCVNACPTGAIFNQGSTVGEMKHDRAKLDFLVTAREKQQWNL; encoded by the coding sequence ATGTCAGTAAAAACTTTGACAATCAACGACCAACTCATTAGCGCTCGTGAAGAGGAAACTATTCTCGAAGCGGCGCAGGAGGCTGGAATTCACATCCCGACACTCTGCCATTTAAACGGAGTATCAGATGTTGGTGCTTGTCGTCTATGTTTAGTGGAAATTGCTGGCAGTAATAAACTTCAACCTGCTTGTGCGACGAAAGTATCAGAAGGAATAGAAGTTAAAACTCATAGCGATCGCCTCCAAAGATATCGTCGCACAATTATCGAAATGCTGTTTGCTGAGGGCAATCACATTTGTTCAGTCTGCGTAGCCAATGGCAATTGTGAATTGCAAGACCTAGCTGTGGAAATGGGCATGGAACACGTGCGTTTGGAATACCATTTCCCCAATCGCAAAGTTGATGTTTCTCACGATCGCTTTGGTATTGACCATAACCGTTGTGTTCTTTGCACTCGTTGCGTCCGTGTTTGTGATGAGATTGAAGGCGCGTATACTTGGGACATGGCGGGAAGAGGGACAAAATCTCACGTGATTACCGATTTAAATCAGCCTTGGGGAACCTCAGACACTTGTACTTCTTGCGGTAAGTGCGTTAATGCTTGTCCAACAGGTGCAATTTTTAACCAAGGTTCGACAGTCGGTGAAATGAAACACGATCGCGCTAAACTCGATTTCCTAGTCACAGCAAGGGAAAAACAGCAATGGAACCTGTAG
- a CDS encoding PilT protein domain protein: MYLLDTNHCSAIILGTPNVIHRITEVGELNIATCVIVQGELTYMMENSA; encoded by the coding sequence ATGTACCTGCTAGATACTAATCACTGTAGTGCTATTATCCTTGGCACACCAAATGTTATTCATCGAATAACTGAGGTTGGAGAATTAAACATCGCTACCTGCGTAATTGTCCAAGGAGAACTAACATACATGATGGAAAATTCTGCTTAG
- a CDS encoding pentapeptide repeat-containing protein, translating into MPNAEEIYLTLRKASQKLINLGYGLIKVAEYFFYNPGQSILQKSKKQVIVFFTFLVLTVTMLAIKDFLRFWNLVEEKEKAKVWIEAVKTIATISGGIFVIWNIKLTQERLITERFSKAVEHLGDDKLEVRLGGIYALERIAKDSEKDHWTIMEVLTSFVQEKSPIQQNKNFQQEETRKISTDVQAALTVIARRDSTKDPEDKHLDLSCANLSGAKLRKANFRYANFSGANLSQAILRYANLSGANLSGANLENTDLFMTVNLTPGQVKSANHWETATYSENFCTALGLLPEFAIDDRDN; encoded by the coding sequence ATGCCGAATGCAGAAGAAATTTATCTAACCTTGAGAAAGGCTAGTCAGAAATTAATAAACCTAGGGTACGGGTTAATCAAAGTAGCGGAATACTTCTTTTACAACCCAGGTCAATCGATTTTACAGAAAAGCAAAAAACAGGTAATTGTGTTTTTCACATTCCTAGTTTTGACAGTTACAATGCTTGCAATTAAGGATTTTCTTAGATTCTGGAATTTAGTTGAAGAGAAAGAAAAAGCTAAAGTCTGGATAGAAGCAGTTAAAACAATTGCAACAATTAGTGGTGGTATTTTCGTTATTTGGAATATTAAACTGACTCAAGAGCGATTAATTACAGAGCGTTTTTCAAAAGCAGTTGAGCATCTAGGAGATGATAAACTAGAAGTCCGTCTAGGAGGAATTTACGCACTAGAAAGAATTGCAAAAGATTCTGAAAAAGATCACTGGACAATTATGGAAGTTCTAACTTCCTTTGTGCAGGAAAAATCCCCCATACAGCAAAACAAAAATTTTCAGCAAGAAGAGACTCGGAAAATTTCTACAGATGTTCAAGCAGCCCTCACTGTTATTGCAAGACGTGATTCAACTAAAGACCCAGAAGATAAGCACCTTGATTTAAGCTGTGCAAACCTCAGCGGAGCCAAACTTAGGAAAGCAAACTTCAGGTATGCCAACTTTAGTGGAGCCAACCTCAGTCAAGCCATCCTGAGATATGCGAACCTCAGTGGAGCAAACCTCAGTGGAGCAAACTTGGAAAATACTGACCTCTTTATGACAGTGAATTTAACTCCAGGCCAAGTCAAATCTGCAAATCATTGGGAAACTGCGACATATTCTGAGAACTTCTGCACTGCACTAGGTTTGTTACCAGAGTTCGCGATTGACGATCGAGATAACTGA
- a CDS encoding GCN5-related N-acetyltransferase has product MQTPNIFKTDPTYDILRTERQPLSSIFAPETVAVIGASDSPGSVGRTLLWNLISNPFGGTVFPVNPKHHSVMGIKSYANIAEVPDGVDLAVIATPAPTVPGIVRECVAAGVKSAVIVSAGFKEIGAPGIELEQQILQEARLGRLRIIGPNCLGVMNPHTGLNATFASTMARPGKVGFISQSGALCTSILDWSLRENVGFSAFMSIGSMLDVGWGDLIYYLGDDPRTQSIVIYMESIGDARSFLSAAREVALTKPIIVIKAGRTEAAAKASASHTGALTGSDEVLDAAFRRSGVLRVTKISELFNMAEVLAKQPRPKGPRLTMITNAGGPGVLATDFLITTGGELAELAPETITALNQTLPSYWSHGNPIDILGDADPERYSKTLEIAAKDPNSDGILLILTPQAMTDPTQTAEQLKSGIEKGQVPSGKPIIATWMGGAEVMAGEAILNRASIPTYPYPDSAARVFTYMWQYSYNLRGIYETPVLPEEEDGIPNRDLAEKLITTVHQAGRTILTEAESKQILAAYGIPTLKACTAATEDEAVDCANSLGYPVVLKLLSKTITHKTDVGGVQLNLMDADAVRWAYRTIKNSVTEKVGIEHFLGVTVQPMINLNGGYELIIGSSLDPQFGPVLLFGAGGQLVEVFRDRAIALPPLNTTLARRMMEQTQIYKALKGVRGRAPVDLAALEHLLVRFSQLVVEQPWIKEIDINPLWARFDSTEQEFSAASSLIALDARIVLHPPEVREDQLPKSAIRPYPTQYITPWTLKDGTSLTIRPIRPEDEPLIVQFHKTLSEQSVYFRYFHLIKLSQRIAHERMMRLCFIDYDREMALVADHKNPTTGNHEILAIGRLSQLHGVREAEFALLVSDPYQRLGLGTEILHQLLQVGRHENIQRITADILSENVAMQRVCEKVGFRLHRSADITRAEIDL; this is encoded by the coding sequence ATGCAAACCCCCAATATATTTAAAACCGATCCCACCTACGACATTCTCCGCACCGAGCGCCAGCCCCTCAGTTCGATTTTTGCGCCGGAAACGGTAGCTGTAATTGGTGCTAGTGACTCGCCTGGGAGTGTAGGACGTACTTTATTGTGGAACTTAATTAGCAATCCCTTTGGCGGTACGGTGTTTCCTGTGAATCCCAAACACCACAGCGTTATGGGTATTAAGAGCTACGCAAATATCGCAGAAGTTCCCGATGGAGTGGATCTAGCAGTAATTGCCACACCAGCCCCTACAGTACCAGGAATTGTTAGAGAGTGTGTGGCAGCTGGGGTTAAAAGTGCAGTGATTGTGTCTGCTGGTTTTAAGGAAATTGGCGCACCTGGTATTGAATTAGAGCAACAAATTTTACAGGAAGCTCGCCTAGGCAGGTTGAGGATCATCGGCCCTAACTGCCTGGGCGTAATGAATCCCCACACTGGATTAAATGCCACATTCGCCAGTACAATGGCACGTCCTGGGAAAGTCGGTTTTATTAGCCAGAGTGGTGCGCTTTGCACTTCTATTCTTGATTGGAGTTTGCGAGAAAATGTTGGGTTTAGCGCCTTTATGTCCATCGGCTCTATGTTAGATGTCGGTTGGGGCGACTTAATTTATTACCTCGGTGATGACCCTCGCACCCAAAGTATTGTCATTTACATGGAATCGATTGGCGATGCGCGGTCATTTCTTTCCGCAGCCCGTGAGGTAGCTTTAACAAAGCCGATTATTGTGATTAAAGCAGGTCGGACTGAAGCCGCCGCTAAAGCCTCAGCTTCCCATACCGGAGCGCTCACTGGTAGCGATGAAGTTCTCGATGCGGCTTTCCGCAGAAGTGGTGTGTTGAGAGTGACGAAAATTTCCGAACTGTTCAACATGGCGGAGGTATTAGCAAAACAACCCCGCCCTAAAGGGCCGCGCCTGACGATGATTACTAACGCTGGCGGGCCAGGAGTGCTGGCAACAGATTTTCTCATTACCACCGGGGGAGAATTAGCCGAACTCGCGCCAGAGACAATTACCGCCCTCAACCAAACCCTGCCATCTTACTGGAGTCATGGCAACCCGATCGATATTCTCGGAGATGCCGACCCCGAACGTTACAGCAAAACGCTGGAGATTGCCGCGAAAGATCCAAATAGTGACGGTATCCTTTTGATTCTCACACCCCAGGCAATGACCGACCCTACCCAAACTGCCGAGCAGTTAAAATCTGGCATTGAAAAAGGACAAGTTCCTTCTGGCAAGCCAATTATCGCAACCTGGATGGGAGGGGCTGAGGTCATGGCAGGGGAGGCAATTCTCAATCGCGCTAGCATTCCCACCTATCCCTACCCGGATTCAGCAGCACGTGTATTTACTTATATGTGGCAGTATAGCTACAACCTACGCGGTATTTACGAAACTCCGGTATTGCCAGAGGAAGAAGACGGTATCCCTAACCGCGACCTGGCAGAAAAGCTGATTACCACAGTTCATCAGGCAGGGCGAACCATTCTCACGGAGGCAGAATCAAAGCAAATCTTAGCAGCATACGGTATCCCTACGCTAAAAGCCTGCACGGCAGCAACCGAAGACGAAGCTGTTGACTGTGCAAATTCCCTTGGTTATCCGGTAGTCCTCAAACTGCTATCGAAGACCATCACCCACAAAACCGATGTAGGCGGCGTGCAGTTAAATCTCATGGATGCAGACGCTGTGCGCTGGGCGTATCGCACAATTAAAAATTCTGTCACCGAAAAAGTAGGAATAGAACACTTTTTAGGGGTGACAGTGCAGCCAATGATTAACCTCAATGGTGGCTACGAATTGATTATTGGTAGCAGCCTCGATCCACAGTTCGGGCCAGTACTGCTGTTTGGTGCGGGGGGACAATTAGTGGAGGTGTTTAGAGATAGAGCGATCGCACTCCCACCCCTAAACACTACCTTGGCACGGCGAATGATGGAACAAACGCAGATTTACAAAGCCCTCAAAGGTGTGAGGGGACGCGCGCCTGTAGATTTAGCCGCCTTAGAACATTTATTAGTGCGATTTTCCCAACTAGTTGTAGAACAACCTTGGATTAAAGAAATTGATATCAATCCCTTGTGGGCGCGGTTTGATAGTACAGAACAAGAATTCTCTGCTGCTTCCTCACTAATTGCTCTAGATGCACGAATCGTCCTCCACCCCCCAGAAGTTAGGGAAGATCAACTGCCAAAATCGGCAATTCGTCCCTATCCAACACAATACATCACACCTTGGACGCTAAAAGATGGTACTTCGCTTACTATCCGTCCCATCCGCCCGGAAGATGAGCCGCTAATTGTGCAGTTCCATAAAACCCTGTCAGAGCAAAGCGTCTATTTTCGTTACTTCCATTTGATCAAGTTGAGTCAGCGAATAGCCCACGAACGAATGATGCGCCTGTGTTTTATTGACTACGATCGCGAAATGGCATTGGTTGCCGATCATAAAAATCCCACAACAGGAAATCATGAAATTTTGGCCATAGGTCGCTTGAGTCAGTTACATGGTGTGAGAGAGGCGGAATTTGCCCTACT
- a CDS encoding NADH ubiquinone oxidoreductase 20 kDa subunit: MNRLKLATVWLGGCSGCHMSFLDLDEWLIDLAQQVDIVYTPFADIKEYPQGVDVVLVEGAIANEEHLEMIQKVRERSQILISFGDCAVTGNVTALRNPLGSAEPVLQRCYIEAADMYGQIPQAPGIVPPLLDKVQPVHKLVPVDIYLPGCPPSATRIRTVLESLLRGEKPELEGREFIKFG, from the coding sequence ATGAATCGTTTGAAATTAGCAACAGTATGGCTTGGCGGTTGTTCTGGCTGTCATATGTCGTTTCTCGATTTGGATGAATGGCTGATTGATTTAGCCCAGCAGGTGGATATAGTTTACACTCCCTTCGCTGATATTAAGGAATATCCGCAAGGGGTAGATGTAGTATTAGTAGAAGGTGCGATCGCTAATGAAGAACATCTGGAAATGATTCAGAAAGTGAGAGAGCGATCGCAAATTTTAATTTCCTTTGGAGACTGTGCTGTTACAGGCAATGTTACTGCTTTACGCAATCCTTTAGGTAGCGCTGAACCCGTGCTTCAGCGTTGTTACATTGAAGCCGCCGATATGTACGGACAAATTCCCCAAGCACCTGGCATTGTCCCGCCGTTATTAGATAAAGTACAACCAGTGCATAAATTAGTACCAGTTGATATTTATTTACCAGGTTGTCCGCCCTCAGCAACTCGCATTCGCACCGTACTAGAGTCATTATTGCGAGGCGAAAAACCAGAATTAGAAGGACGCGAATTCATCAAGTTTGGCTAA
- a CDS encoding conserved hypothetical membrane protein, protein MLFLRSMIVWLVFILTESLNGTVRNLWLTPSLGDFWAHQISFFTGSIIVLAIATIFVKWLDVTRTSQLFSIGLLWLLLTLTFEICLGRFILGYSWERIAADYNLLQGGLMPIGLILLMLAPFIAAKIRGVLKEMNQST, encoded by the coding sequence ATGCTCTTCCTCAGAAGCATGATTGTTTGGCTAGTGTTTATCCTTACTGAAAGTCTAAATGGGACTGTTCGCAATTTGTGGCTCACACCATCTTTGGGCGATTTTTGGGCACATCAAATTTCATTTTTTACAGGGTCGATTATCGTTTTGGCGATCGCGACTATTTTTGTGAAATGGCTTGATGTGACCCGTACCTCTCAATTGTTCAGCATCGGATTACTGTGGCTGTTGCTAACTCTTACCTTCGAGATTTGCTTGGGACGCTTCATTTTAGGTTATTCCTGGGAGCGAATCGCCGCTGATTACAATTTGCTACAGGGCGGACTAATGCCCATTGGTTTAATTCTTCTGATGTTAGCCCCTTTCATCGCTGCCAAAATTCGGGGCGTATTGAAAGAGATGAATCAAAGCACGTAG